Proteins encoded by one window of Bos javanicus breed banteng chromosome 22, ARS-OSU_banteng_1.0, whole genome shotgun sequence:
- the IL17RD gene encoding interleukin-17 receptor D isoform X2 encodes MAPWLQLCSVFFTVNACLNGSQLAVAAGGSSRARGADTCGWRGVGLASRNSGLYNITFRYDNCTTYLNPVGKHMIADAQNITISQYACHDQVAVTILWSPGALGIEFLKGFRVILEELKSEGRQCQQLILKDPKQLNSSFKRAGMESQPFLNMKFETDYFVKIVPFPSIKNESNYHPFFFRTRTCDLLLQPDNLACKPFWKPRNLNITQHGSDMQVSFDHAPHTFGFRFFYLHYKLKHEGPFKRKTCKQEQNTEITSCLLQNVSPGDYIIELVDDSNTTRKVMHYALKPVHSPWAGPIRAVAITVPLVVISAFATLFTVMCRKKQQENIYSHLDEESSESSTYTTALPRERLRPRPKVFLCYSSKDGQNHMNVVQCFAYFLQDFCDCEVALDLWEDFSLCRERQREWVIQKIHESQFIIVVCSKGMKYFVDKKNYKHKGGGRGSGKGELFLVAVSAIAEKLHQAKQSSSTALSKFIAVYFDYSCEGDVPGVLDLSTKYKLMDHLPQLCSHLHSQDRSLPEPGLQPGRVSRRNYFRSKSGRSLYVAICNMHQFIDEEPDWFEKQFSPLHPPPLRYREPVLEKFDSGLVLNEVLCKPGPENEFSLKAESAGPGTPADSHSEGPQFGPDEDVEAGPVVAGASAVLRPLLHAGKAAGPSDMPRDSGIYDSSVPSSELSLPLMEGLSADQTETSSLTESVSSSSGLGEEDPPALPSKLLASGACKAEPGCCSYTGELHTVAPL; translated from the exons ACTGCACCACTTACTTGAATCCAGTGGGGAAGCACATGATCGCTGACGCCCAGAACATCACCATCAGTCAGTATGCCTGCCACGACCAAGTGGCTGTCACCATTCTTTGGTCCCCCGGGGCCCTCG GCATCGAATTCCTAAAAGGATTTCGGGTCATACTGGAGGAGCTGAAGTCAGAGGGACGACAGTGCCAACAACTGATTCTAAAGGACCCGAAGCAGCTCAACAGTAGCTTCAAAAGAGCT GGGATGGAATCTCAACCTTTCCTGAATATGAAATTTGAAACAGATTACTTTGTAAAGATCGTCCCTTTtccttccattaaaaatgaaagcaattatCACCCTTTCTTCTTCAGAACCCGCA CGTGTGACCTGCTATTGCAGCCGGACAACCTGGCTTGTAAACCCT TCTGGAAGCCTCGGAACCTCAACATCACTCAGCACGGTTCCGACATGCAGGTGTCTTTTGACCATGCGCCCCACACCTTTGGCTTCCGTTTCTTCTATCTTCATTACAAGCTTAAGCATGAAGGACCCTTCAAGCGAAAGACCTGTAAACAG GAGCAAAATACAGAGATAACCAGCTGCCTTCTTCAAAATGTGTCTCCTGGGGATTATATAATTGAG CTGGTTGATGACAGTAATACGACAAGAAAAGTGATGCATTATGCCTTAAAACCAG TGCATTCCCCGTGGGCTGGGCCCATCAGAGCCGTGGCCATCACTGTGCCATTGGTCGTCATATCGGCATTCGCGACGCTCTTCACGGTGATGTGCCGCAAGAAGCAACAAG aaaatatatattcacactTAGATGAAGAGAGTTCGGAGTCCTCCACATACACCACAGCACTCCCCAGGGAGAGGCTCCGGCCTCGGCCCAAGGTCTTCCTCTGCTATTCCAGTAAAGATGGCCAGAATCACATGAACGTCGTCCAGTGCTTTGCCTACTTCCTCCAGGACTTCTGTGACTGTGAG gtggctctggaCTTGTGGGAAGACTTCAGCCTCTGCAGGGAACGGCAGAGAGAATGGGTCATCCAGAAGATCCACGAGTCCCAGTTCATTATCGTGGTGTGTTCCAAAGGCATGAAATACTTCGTGGACAAGAAGAACTACAAGCACAAAGGAGGCGGCCGAGGCTCGGGGAAAGGGGAGCTTTTCCTGGTGGCGGTGTCTGCCATCGCCGAGAAGCTCCACCAGGCCAAACAGAGCTCATCCACGGCGCTCAGCAAGTTCATCGCCGTCTACTTCGATTATTCCTGTGAAGGAGACGTTCCCGGCGTCCTGGACCTGAGCACCAAGTACAAACTCATGGACCATCTGCCCCAGCTCTGCTCCCACCTGCACTCCCAGGACCGCAGTCTGCCAGAGCCCGGGCTGCAGCCGGGACGGGTTAGCCGAAGGAACTACTTCCGGAGCAAGTCGGGCCGCTCCCTGTACGTCGCCATTTGCAACATGCACCAGTTTATCGATGAGGAGCCTGACTGGTTTGAGAAGCAGTTCTCTCCTTTGCATCCGCCTCCTCTCCGCTACCGAGAGCCAGTCTTGGAGAAGTTTGACTCGGGCTTGGTTTTAAACGAAGTCCTCTGCAAGCCAGGGCCCGAGAATGAATTCAGCCTCAAGGCCGAGTCGGCGGGCCCTGGGACACCTGCTGACTCGCACTCTGAGGGCCCGCAGTTCGGGCCTGACGAAGACGTGGAGGCTGGACCCGTTGTTGCAGGCGCCAGTGCCGTTCTGCGGCCCCTGCTGCATGCGGGGAAAGCTGCTGGGCCCTCGGACATGCCGCGGGACTCGGGCATCTATGACTCGTCTGTGCCCTCGTCTGAGCTGTCCCTGCCCCTGATGGAAGGGCTCTCCGCGGATCAGACGGAGACGTCTTCGCTGACGGAGAGCGTGTCGTCCTCCTCAGGCCTGG gtGAGGAAGACCCTCCTGCCCTTCCTTCCAAGCTCCTTGCCTCAGGGGCCTGCAAAGCAGAACCTGGTTGCTGCAGCTACACTGGTGAACTCCACACGGTCGCCCCTTTGTAA
- the IL17RD gene encoding interleukin-17 receptor D isoform X1: protein MAPWLQLCSVFFTVNACLNGSQLAVAAGGSSRARGADTCGWRGVGLASRNSGLYNITFRYDNCTTYLNPVGKHMIADAQNITISQYACHDQVAVTILWSPGALGIEFLKGFRVILEELKSEGRQCQQLILKDPKQLNSSFKRAGMESQPFLNMKFETDYFVKIVPFPSIKNESNYHPFFFRTRTCDLLLQPDNLACKPFWKPRNLNITQHGSDMQVSFDHAPHTFGFRFFYLHYKLKHEGPFKRKTCKQEQNTEITSCLLQNVSPGDYIIELVDDSNTTRKVMHYALKPVHSPWAGPIRAVAITVPLVVISAFATLFTVMCRKKQQENIYSHLDEESSESSTYTTALPRERLRPRPKVFLCYSSKDGQNHMNVVQCFAYFLQDFCDCEGGNGNEPTVCENEDMMQRAWCLMVALDLWEDFSLCRERQREWVIQKIHESQFIIVVCSKGMKYFVDKKNYKHKGGGRGSGKGELFLVAVSAIAEKLHQAKQSSSTALSKFIAVYFDYSCEGDVPGVLDLSTKYKLMDHLPQLCSHLHSQDRSLPEPGLQPGRVSRRNYFRSKSGRSLYVAICNMHQFIDEEPDWFEKQFSPLHPPPLRYREPVLEKFDSGLVLNEVLCKPGPENEFSLKAESAGPGTPADSHSEGPQFGPDEDVEAGPVVAGASAVLRPLLHAGKAAGPSDMPRDSGIYDSSVPSSELSLPLMEGLSADQTETSSLTESVSSSSGLGEEDPPALPSKLLASGACKAEPGCCSYTGELHTVAPL from the exons ACTGCACCACTTACTTGAATCCAGTGGGGAAGCACATGATCGCTGACGCCCAGAACATCACCATCAGTCAGTATGCCTGCCACGACCAAGTGGCTGTCACCATTCTTTGGTCCCCCGGGGCCCTCG GCATCGAATTCCTAAAAGGATTTCGGGTCATACTGGAGGAGCTGAAGTCAGAGGGACGACAGTGCCAACAACTGATTCTAAAGGACCCGAAGCAGCTCAACAGTAGCTTCAAAAGAGCT GGGATGGAATCTCAACCTTTCCTGAATATGAAATTTGAAACAGATTACTTTGTAAAGATCGTCCCTTTtccttccattaaaaatgaaagcaattatCACCCTTTCTTCTTCAGAACCCGCA CGTGTGACCTGCTATTGCAGCCGGACAACCTGGCTTGTAAACCCT TCTGGAAGCCTCGGAACCTCAACATCACTCAGCACGGTTCCGACATGCAGGTGTCTTTTGACCATGCGCCCCACACCTTTGGCTTCCGTTTCTTCTATCTTCATTACAAGCTTAAGCATGAAGGACCCTTCAAGCGAAAGACCTGTAAACAG GAGCAAAATACAGAGATAACCAGCTGCCTTCTTCAAAATGTGTCTCCTGGGGATTATATAATTGAG CTGGTTGATGACAGTAATACGACAAGAAAAGTGATGCATTATGCCTTAAAACCAG TGCATTCCCCGTGGGCTGGGCCCATCAGAGCCGTGGCCATCACTGTGCCATTGGTCGTCATATCGGCATTCGCGACGCTCTTCACGGTGATGTGCCGCAAGAAGCAACAAG aaaatatatattcacactTAGATGAAGAGAGTTCGGAGTCCTCCACATACACCACAGCACTCCCCAGGGAGAGGCTCCGGCCTCGGCCCAAGGTCTTCCTCTGCTATTCCAGTAAAGATGGCCAGAATCACATGAACGTCGTCCAGTGCTTTGCCTACTTCCTCCAGGACTTCTGTGACTGTGAG GGTGGGAATGGTAATGAGCCCACAGTATGCGAAAATGAGGACATGATGCAGAGGGCCTGGTGCTTGATG gtggctctggaCTTGTGGGAAGACTTCAGCCTCTGCAGGGAACGGCAGAGAGAATGGGTCATCCAGAAGATCCACGAGTCCCAGTTCATTATCGTGGTGTGTTCCAAAGGCATGAAATACTTCGTGGACAAGAAGAACTACAAGCACAAAGGAGGCGGCCGAGGCTCGGGGAAAGGGGAGCTTTTCCTGGTGGCGGTGTCTGCCATCGCCGAGAAGCTCCACCAGGCCAAACAGAGCTCATCCACGGCGCTCAGCAAGTTCATCGCCGTCTACTTCGATTATTCCTGTGAAGGAGACGTTCCCGGCGTCCTGGACCTGAGCACCAAGTACAAACTCATGGACCATCTGCCCCAGCTCTGCTCCCACCTGCACTCCCAGGACCGCAGTCTGCCAGAGCCCGGGCTGCAGCCGGGACGGGTTAGCCGAAGGAACTACTTCCGGAGCAAGTCGGGCCGCTCCCTGTACGTCGCCATTTGCAACATGCACCAGTTTATCGATGAGGAGCCTGACTGGTTTGAGAAGCAGTTCTCTCCTTTGCATCCGCCTCCTCTCCGCTACCGAGAGCCAGTCTTGGAGAAGTTTGACTCGGGCTTGGTTTTAAACGAAGTCCTCTGCAAGCCAGGGCCCGAGAATGAATTCAGCCTCAAGGCCGAGTCGGCGGGCCCTGGGACACCTGCTGACTCGCACTCTGAGGGCCCGCAGTTCGGGCCTGACGAAGACGTGGAGGCTGGACCCGTTGTTGCAGGCGCCAGTGCCGTTCTGCGGCCCCTGCTGCATGCGGGGAAAGCTGCTGGGCCCTCGGACATGCCGCGGGACTCGGGCATCTATGACTCGTCTGTGCCCTCGTCTGAGCTGTCCCTGCCCCTGATGGAAGGGCTCTCCGCGGATCAGACGGAGACGTCTTCGCTGACGGAGAGCGTGTCGTCCTCCTCAGGCCTGG gtGAGGAAGACCCTCCTGCCCTTCCTTCCAAGCTCCTTGCCTCAGGGGCCTGCAAAGCAGAACCTGGTTGCTGCAGCTACACTGGTGAACTCCACACGGTCGCCCCTTTGTAA